In Chryseobacterium camelliae, one DNA window encodes the following:
- a CDS encoding FecCD family ABC transporter permease yields the protein MSNHFKILCYVFLVAVAITAIINLNTGFLTLTQEDFFSDSQNSQIAEIRINRVLVMLLAGVSIPSSGFLMQEYFQNPLAGPDILGITSVASLSVAFYIFFSHNIFLPDVLQNGFLSLSAIAGSVLLMLVLLSVSGKFQDKSYLIIFGFLISALAGAVVSLLQLYAENQSLKNYVLWSFGANNMVTRNQIYVLAILIALGLAICFKAIKPLIGNALGTSYAQSFGVNLKHLKLLIITASSLLSASVTAFLGPILFIGIIVPHFCRMIYNPAKLWQQWILNMLLGMLMMMLFSVVGEITQIPLNVISSVFGIPVILFMVLRQRNASIQG from the coding sequence ATGTCAAACCATTTTAAAATCCTGTGTTATGTATTTTTAGTGGCTGTTGCCATTACTGCAATCATCAACCTGAACACAGGATTTTTAACGCTTACGCAAGAAGATTTTTTTTCAGATTCACAGAACAGCCAGATTGCGGAAATACGCATCAACCGGGTACTGGTTATGCTGCTGGCCGGTGTCTCCATTCCGAGTTCCGGGTTCCTGATGCAGGAATACTTCCAGAATCCGCTTGCAGGCCCGGACATATTGGGCATTACTTCAGTCGCAAGCCTGTCCGTAGCTTTCTATATTTTCTTTTCCCATAACATTTTTCTGCCTGATGTTCTTCAGAACGGATTTCTCAGTTTATCTGCCATTGCCGGAAGTGTATTGCTGATGCTGGTCCTGTTATCCGTATCCGGCAAGTTCCAGGATAAATCGTACCTGATCATTTTCGGATTCCTGATATCTGCACTGGCAGGCGCCGTGGTTTCCCTGCTTCAGCTGTATGCGGAAAACCAGAGCCTGAAGAATTACGTCCTGTGGTCTTTCGGGGCCAATAATATGGTGACAAGAAACCAGATTTATGTGCTTGCGATACTGATAGCTTTAGGGCTGGCAATCTGCTTTAAAGCTATTAAACCTCTTATCGGAAATGCTTTAGGAACTTCTTATGCACAAAGTTTCGGGGTTAATCTCAAACACCTGAAATTACTGATCATCACGGCTTCTTCACTGCTTTCCGCGTCTGTGACAGCATTTCTGGGCCCTATCCTATTCATTGGTATTATTGTTCCGCACTTCTGCAGGATGATCTATAATCCAGCAAAGCTATGGCAGCAATGGATCTTAAATATGCTGTTGGGTATGCTGATGATGATGCTTTTTTCGGTAGTTGGCGAGATCACCCAGATACCTCTAAATGTAATCAGTTCGGTGTTCGGGATTCCTGTGATCCTCTTCATGGTACTCAGACAGAGAAATGCTTCAATCCAGGGATAA
- a CDS encoding TlpA family protein disulfide reductase, with protein MKKIILSTAILIALSGCKKETKTADADTVSAAADSMAVENNTEPAASYASKEVAPENIGQYLAQKNDTLYVTNFFATWCGPCMQEIPHFKKKIEELKGQPVKFTFVDMDDSSEWNGAVKKFGEENGLTNHIILLDGKKLDKNFFPNNFQKWDGGSIPFTYMRKGDKTDEYLGNMSEEILTSKINSFIK; from the coding sequence ATGAAAAAGATAATTTTATCCACGGCCATCCTGATTGCCCTTTCAGGCTGCAAAAAAGAAACCAAAACCGCAGATGCAGATACTGTATCTGCGGCAGCAGATTCAATGGCTGTAGAAAACAATACAGAACCGGCAGCATCTTACGCTTCTAAAGAGGTAGCTCCTGAAAATATAGGGCAATACCTGGCGCAGAAGAACGATACACTATACGTTACCAATTTTTTTGCAACATGGTGTGGCCCTTGCATGCAGGAGATCCCGCATTTCAAAAAGAAGATAGAAGAACTTAAAGGACAACCCGTAAAATTCACTTTCGTAGATATGGATGACTCTTCCGAATGGAACGGTGCCGTAAAAAAATTCGGTGAAGAAAACGGGCTTACCAACCATATCATATTGCTGGACGGCAAAAAACTGGATAAGAATTTCTTTCCCAATAACTTCCAGAAATGGGACGGAGGATCTATTCCGTTTACTTATATGAGGAAAGGTGATAAAACGGATGAATACCTGGGAAATATGTCGGAGGAAATACTGACCTCTAAAATCAATTCGTTTATCAAATAA
- a CDS encoding flavin reductase family protein has translation MKQQIYKGKLTQFYRLKIAKKQQLTKNTFSLELEVPGDLQKNFEFEAGQYVSIQFRHRGEEIIHDYSITSAPYEKKICLGIKAGSPDGGTAYFCSHYNEGDEIWVSEPAGRFTLVSKPSEFRTIVAFAAGIGITPILSHFKNILHHERRTRLFLFFGNKIVEELAYREQLDNLARMHGDRLQVFYFFSQEKPSNHFFYGRLDEKKLNLIINQILHLDDTDEESTIWDAVDEVLICGKGEMIKALANACYHHGIPKKNIHFELFEEFNDDIYPVEKEFPLLENIELEFKSLGKTYTAELPDNRDKILQQLLIAGYPVPYSCKSGICGSCECILEEGDVELLENEYLTENEEAKNHILACMSIAKSPKIKLNFDLS, from the coding sequence ATGAAACAACAAATCTATAAAGGTAAACTTACGCAGTTTTACCGGTTAAAAATAGCGAAAAAGCAACAACTGACCAAAAATACTTTTTCCCTGGAGCTGGAGGTTCCCGGGGATTTACAGAAAAATTTTGAATTTGAAGCAGGGCAGTATGTCAGCATACAGTTCCGCCATCGCGGAGAAGAAATCATCCACGATTACTCCATCACCTCTGCTCCTTATGAAAAGAAAATCTGCCTCGGAATAAAGGCCGGTTCTCCTGATGGAGGTACCGCCTATTTTTGCAGCCATTACAATGAGGGGGATGAAATATGGGTAAGCGAGCCTGCCGGAAGATTTACCCTTGTCTCCAAGCCCAGCGAATTCAGGACTATCGTTGCATTTGCCGCCGGGATAGGCATAACTCCTATACTAAGCCATTTTAAAAATATCCTGCATCACGAGCGCAGGACCAGGCTCTTCCTGTTTTTCGGTAATAAAATTGTTGAAGAACTGGCGTACCGCGAGCAGCTGGATAACCTGGCGCGCATGCATGGGGACAGGCTGCAGGTCTTTTATTTTTTTTCTCAGGAAAAACCTTCCAACCATTTTTTCTATGGAAGACTGGACGAAAAGAAACTAAACCTTATCATCAACCAGATCCTTCACCTGGATGATACAGACGAGGAGTCTACCATATGGGATGCTGTGGATGAAGTGCTGATCTGCGGGAAAGGCGAGATGATCAAAGCATTGGCCAATGCATGCTACCATCATGGGATTCCAAAGAAGAACATCCATTTTGAGCTTTTTGAAGAGTTTAATGATGATATTTATCCCGTAGAAAAAGAGTTTCCGCTGTTAGAAAATATCGAGCTTGAATTCAAAAGCCTCGGAAAAACATATACTGCTGAACTGCCTGATAACAGGGACAAAATCCTTCAGCAGCTGCTCATAGCAGGTTATCCTGTACCGTACTCCTGTAAGTCGGGGATATGCGGCAGCTGTGAATGTATTCTTGAAGAAGGCGATGTCGAGCTTTTGGAAAATGAATACCTGACTGAGAATGAAGAAGCAAAAAATCATATTTTAGCTTGCATGTCTATTGCCAAAAGCCCGAAAATAAAGCTTAACTTTGATCTGAGTTGA
- a CDS encoding SanA/YdcF family protein, with translation MRILRNIFNLVFISAEIGVLLICLANAWVFALTDGRTYTKISKIPPREVALVLGTSPRMRSGVSNPYFTKRMDAAALLYHHGKIRKILVSGEKSKGYDEPAAMKNYLVYQEGVPEDIIMEDPKGFNTYKSILRCKDVYKKDNIIIVSQGFHNLRALLFARNNNMNALGFDAQDVSKPESYYRNQFREILARTVAVVYFALGISPD, from the coding sequence TTGAGAATTCTGAGAAACATATTCAATCTTGTTTTTATATCGGCAGAGATCGGGGTATTGCTGATATGCCTTGCCAATGCCTGGGTGTTTGCTCTTACCGATGGCAGGACGTATACTAAAATTTCCAAGATTCCGCCGCGTGAAGTGGCTTTGGTATTAGGAACTTCGCCCAGGATGAGATCCGGGGTGTCCAATCCGTATTTTACCAAAAGAATGGATGCGGCAGCATTGCTGTACCATCACGGAAAGATCAGGAAAATTCTTGTCAGCGGTGAAAAAAGTAAAGGGTATGACGAGCCTGCCGCTATGAAAAATTACCTTGTTTACCAGGAAGGAGTCCCGGAAGATATCATTATGGAGGATCCTAAAGGGTTCAATACTTACAAAAGTATTCTGCGCTGCAAAGATGTGTACAAAAAAGACAATATAATCATTGTTTCCCAGGGTTTCCATAATCTTCGGGCATTGCTTTTTGCCAGGAACAACAATATGAACGCGTTGGGCTTCGATGCCCAGGATGTTTCAAAGCCTGAAAGCTATTACCGCAACCAGTTCAGGGAGATTCTCGCCAGAACGGTTGCGGTAGTCTATTTTGCATTGGGAATATCCCCGGATTAG
- the tamL gene encoding translocation and assembly module lipoprotein TamL: MSCKHYKNSPQKYYKIISFATFVGLLYACSTTKKVPDGEYLLTSNNFKFEDQKEPFDGELKGYVQQKPNKKQFFFLPLGLLFYNAANPKYDTILNEYMTYPNEMRNQKLRDSLFIKYNMKSSVGKSLFMDRLFHSWGSPPVILDQARTEKSAESIKKRLVYRGFWDGEVKFSHKLDSAAKKASVDYFITHKDPTYIKEYYYNIPDERIKNIYQQKINGTLIRSGQILDQTVLEKEVTRLNDIMRDYGYYKFNNLNDEIFFVADSLKSRKQVPVTLEIHKDSLDSPYKVATIGNIDVAIVDRASDYPKNTKKDSLRGIRFHKVDEQYKTRALWRAIIVANKQVYDQKKLDLTKRNLIAMNNFSILKARDSLRRGGDAAPNDSIIDVLYVLKPLPKYDLKIGTDINYSQLLNLGVSPSVDLITRNVFNGAENLSTSVSGTFGSIRSTKDIDKRVLAYEISAQASLNFPRLLLPFDYYKLIPKRYSPTSSIILGAGIQNNIGLGRTNFTTGLNYFATVNDKVSHRLTLFNTQLSLTKNKEAYYDYFVNDGRIRDEVFADYFQYNTNIGQQFAAGQLTSDEVSQRITQDIGYQQNLNPEGFGRYSAFVGTLVNKDRQTQDVLISSMIYNFIYNEIGKKDYPNAFYFNGKVELAGNILSAFNQRSNNGGGIISSPQRTIFGIPYAQFVKFDFDVRKYFKFFNNQTLVLRQFIGLGIPYGNSSDMPVIRSYFNGGSNDIRAWVAFGGLGPADSQVDERVRTYMTDNMKLTTNIEYRIPFNDMYEGAIFTDIGNTWSLRGNKEKYVDDQFKFNRFIRQMGVGSGVGLRVNVAYITLRLDLAYKIYDPNKPDGEKWRFRDFQPFKPTLNIAFGYPF; this comes from the coding sequence ATGAGCTGTAAGCATTATAAGAATTCTCCTCAAAAATATTATAAAATTATCTCATTTGCAACATTTGTCGGTCTTCTTTATGCATGCAGTACTACCAAAAAAGTTCCTGACGGTGAGTATCTGCTAACTTCCAATAACTTCAAGTTCGAAGACCAGAAGGAACCTTTTGATGGTGAACTGAAGGGTTATGTACAGCAAAAGCCCAATAAAAAGCAATTTTTCTTCCTGCCATTGGGATTGCTGTTTTACAATGCTGCCAATCCGAAATACGATACGATCCTTAATGAATACATGACGTATCCCAATGAAATGAGGAATCAGAAGCTTAGGGATTCGCTGTTCATTAAATACAATATGAAAAGCAGTGTAGGCAAAAGCCTTTTCATGGACAGACTGTTTCACAGCTGGGGATCTCCGCCGGTGATCCTGGATCAGGCCAGAACGGAAAAAAGTGCTGAATCCATTAAAAAAAGACTTGTATACAGAGGATTCTGGGACGGAGAAGTAAAATTCAGCCACAAGCTGGATTCCGCTGCCAAGAAAGCATCCGTTGACTATTTTATTACCCACAAAGATCCCACGTACATCAAAGAATATTACTACAATATACCTGATGAGCGCATAAAAAATATTTACCAGCAGAAAATCAACGGAACGCTGATCCGTTCCGGTCAGATTCTGGATCAGACCGTCCTGGAAAAGGAGGTCACCAGGCTTAATGATATTATGAGGGATTACGGATATTACAAGTTCAATAACCTGAATGATGAAATCTTCTTCGTAGCGGATTCCCTGAAGAGCAGAAAACAGGTCCCTGTGACACTTGAGATCCATAAAGATTCTCTTGACTCACCATATAAAGTGGCTACCATCGGAAATATTGATGTCGCCATCGTTGACAGGGCCAGCGATTATCCTAAAAATACAAAGAAGGACAGCCTGAGAGGCATCAGGTTCCATAAGGTAGATGAACAGTACAAAACAAGGGCATTGTGGAGGGCTATAATTGTAGCCAACAAACAGGTTTACGATCAGAAAAAGCTTGACCTTACGAAAAGGAACCTTATTGCCATGAACAATTTCAGCATCCTTAAAGCAAGAGATTCTTTAAGGAGAGGCGGCGACGCGGCTCCCAACGACAGTATCATCGATGTGCTATACGTTCTGAAGCCACTGCCAAAATATGACCTTAAAATAGGAACAGACATCAACTATTCTCAGCTACTGAACCTGGGAGTCTCCCCTTCTGTTGATCTTATTACCAGAAACGTTTTTAACGGAGCAGAAAACCTCTCCACGAGTGTATCCGGGACCTTCGGATCTATCAGGAGTACGAAGGACATTGATAAAAGGGTCCTCGCTTATGAGATATCGGCACAGGCATCTCTTAATTTCCCAAGGCTATTATTGCCATTCGATTATTATAAACTCATCCCGAAAAGATACAGCCCTACGTCATCCATTATACTGGGAGCAGGTATCCAGAATAACATCGGATTGGGAAGGACCAACTTTACTACCGGACTGAATTATTTTGCTACGGTAAATGATAAGGTTTCGCATCGTTTAACGCTGTTCAACACACAGCTGAGTTTAACGAAAAACAAAGAAGCTTATTACGACTACTTTGTGAATGACGGAAGGATCCGCGATGAAGTTTTTGCTGATTACTTTCAGTATAACACGAACATTGGGCAACAGTTCGCTGCCGGACAGCTGACTTCCGATGAGGTTTCGCAACGTATTACCCAGGATATCGGATACCAGCAGAACCTGAACCCGGAAGGATTCGGACGGTATTCGGCATTTGTAGGAACTTTGGTTAATAAAGACCGGCAGACCCAGGATGTCCTTATTTCATCCATGATTTATAATTTCATCTATAATGAAATCGGGAAAAAGGATTATCCTAATGCTTTCTACTTCAACGGTAAGGTTGAACTGGCCGGAAATATCCTCAGTGCTTTCAATCAGCGCAGCAATAATGGCGGGGGAATCATTTCCAGCCCTCAGAGAACCATATTCGGCATTCCGTATGCCCAGTTTGTGAAGTTTGATTTTGATGTACGGAAATATTTCAAGTTTTTCAACAACCAGACACTGGTATTACGCCAGTTCATCGGATTGGGTATCCCTTACGGAAACTCATCGGATATGCCTGTGATCCGTTCTTATTTTAACGGGGGCTCTAACGACATCCGTGCTTGGGTGGCTTTCGGAGGACTCGGACCGGCAGATTCGCAGGTAGACGAAAGAGTGAGGACGTACATGACCGATAATATGAAACTGACCACCAATATTGAATATAGAATTCCATTTAACGATATGTATGAAGGAGCTATATTCACCGATATTGGAAACACATGGAGTCTTCGGGGGAACAAAGAAAAATATGTGGATGACCAGTTTAAATTTAACAGGTTCATCAGGCAGATGGGTGTTGGTAGCGGTGTGGGGCTCAGGGTGAATGTAGCTTATATTACATTAAGGTTGGATCTTGCTTACAAAATCTATGATCCGAATAAGCCGGATGGTGAAAAATGGAGGTTCAGAGATTTCCAGCCCTTCAAACCTACGCTTAACATAGCCTTCGGATATCCGTTCTAA
- a CDS encoding TrmH family RNA methyltransferase → MLTAHTIKVLQSLDKKKFRQKYNLFLVEGNKIIAELLDSEFKIKEIFSTDPQKTGRTDIPATHISENELKKISFLKTPKDSVAVCYLNPEKQEEDKDVQLVLDGIQDPGNLGTIIRLADWFGIEQIICSEDTVDFYNPKVIQASMGSFTRVNIVYTDLVNYLSETKNSNIGTDMEGESIYAFEKPGKLNLILGNEGNGMRPETEKLLDKSISIPRFGLSQSTESLNVSMAAGIILGQLYSK, encoded by the coding sequence ATGCTTACAGCTCATACAATAAAAGTTTTACAGTCTTTGGATAAAAAAAAGTTCAGACAAAAATACAATTTGTTTTTGGTTGAAGGTAATAAAATTATCGCTGAACTTCTTGATTCTGAATTTAAAATTAAGGAAATATTTTCAACGGATCCGCAAAAAACCGGCCGTACAGATATCCCTGCAACCCATATCTCTGAAAATGAGCTTAAAAAAATAAGCTTTCTGAAAACTCCGAAAGACAGTGTTGCAGTTTGTTACCTCAATCCTGAGAAGCAGGAAGAGGATAAAGATGTACAGCTGGTACTGGATGGGATACAGGATCCTGGAAACCTGGGCACAATCATCCGGCTGGCTGACTGGTTCGGCATCGAACAGATCATCTGCAGTGAAGATACCGTAGATTTCTACAATCCGAAAGTGATCCAGGCAAGCATGGGTTCATTTACCCGTGTCAATATTGTCTATACCGATCTTGTAAACTACCTTTCAGAAACAAAAAATTCCAATATCGGGACTGATATGGAAGGGGAGAGTATTTATGCTTTTGAGAAGCCGGGCAAACTGAACCTCATTCTGGGAAATGAAGGCAACGGAATGCGTCCGGAAACGGAAAAACTGCTTGATAAAAGCATCAGTATCCCGCGTTTCGGCCTGTCGCAATCAACGGAAAGCCTCAATGTTTCTATGGCCGCAGGAATTATTTTAGGCCAGCTGTATTCAAAGTAA
- a CDS encoding phosphoribosyl-ATP pyrophosphatase, with translation MGIKYDSLEELRRKKNLLKSDISNLEELLTFKNTKESLSAFTNGLTDQYLQEKVDENGDEKVVLRKDVIAKQVTSEVKDLLISKNTAMGIAGSALKGNAVDALLKLAVTAIVGNVVKKNIKSSNWKKKVLGIALVYLAPVALKFIRKKLENYQKNKSVSSMEQLI, from the coding sequence ATGGGAATAAAATACGACAGTCTGGAAGAACTAAGAAGGAAGAAAAACCTTTTAAAAAGTGATATCAGCAATCTTGAAGAGCTTCTGACCTTTAAGAATACAAAAGAAAGCTTAAGTGCATTTACCAACGGTCTTACGGATCAGTACCTTCAGGAAAAAGTAGATGAGAACGGAGATGAAAAAGTAGTGCTCCGTAAAGATGTCATTGCCAAGCAGGTCACTTCTGAGGTGAAAGATTTGCTCATCAGTAAAAATACAGCCATGGGCATCGCCGGTTCCGCACTTAAAGGGAATGCCGTAGATGCACTTCTGAAGCTGGCAGTGACTGCCATTGTGGGAAATGTAGTCAAGAAAAATATCAAAAGTTCCAACTGGAAGAAAAAAGTACTCGGCATTGCTCTGGTATACCTTGCTCCTGTAGCCCTGAAATTCATCAGGAAAAAACTGGAGAACTATCAGAAAAATAAAAGTGTTTCCAGTATGGAACAGTTAATATGA
- a CDS encoding phage holin family protein, producing MIETIKEYASKRIDLLKIEATEKSSLSAGLITYFILILVSFTFFIVLFNFGLAYLIGRALNNTSYGFLIVAGFYFLIMALVVLFKKKIVNFVADQVIKFLNQ from the coding sequence ATGATAGAAACTATTAAAGAATATGCTTCCAAAAGAATTGATCTTTTGAAGATTGAAGCTACAGAAAAGTCTTCTTTATCCGCAGGCTTGATAACGTATTTTATCCTGATATTGGTCTCTTTCACTTTTTTTATCGTCCTTTTCAACTTCGGACTTGCCTACCTTATCGGTAGGGCTCTGAACAATACATCGTACGGATTTCTGATCGTTGCCGGTTTTTATTTTCTGATCATGGCTCTTGTAGTTTTGTTCAAAAAGAAAATTGTCAACTTTGTGGCAGATCAGGTCATTAAATTTTTAAATCAGTAA
- a CDS encoding YtxH domain-containing protein codes for MSRKSNNTAGVLAGLLAGAAAGVILGMLYAPEEGKETRKKIKTKANDFKDQAKSKYDEVSEKVKDQYGNISSTFKETAENVANTVKDGYDKYKDQIVSKTTDMVKNVESELNDLK; via the coding sequence ATGTCTAGAAAATCAAACAATACAGCAGGTGTTTTGGCCGGACTTTTGGCAGGTGCCGCTGCGGGAGTAATTTTAGGAATGCTTTACGCTCCTGAAGAAGGTAAGGAAACAAGAAAGAAAATCAAGACCAAAGCCAACGATTTTAAAGATCAGGCAAAGTCTAAGTATGATGAAGTTTCTGAAAAGGTAAAAGACCAATACGGAAATATCTCTTCCACTTTTAAGGAAACGGCTGAAAATGTAGCCAATACCGTAAAAGACGGATATGATAAATACAAAGACCAGATTGTATCCAAAACTACCGACATGGTAAAAAATGTAGAATCTGAACTGAACGATCTTAAGTAA
- the cmk gene encoding (d)CMP kinase, with protein MKKPVIAIDGYSSTGKSSISKVIAQKLGVIHLDTGALYRGITWFALQNCTDEDHNINLSRLFSSLPQISLEFKNDNGELILYLNDQDVSKEIRTNEVSSQVSLVAKQKEVRDFLLNTQRSLAGKGGIIMDGRDIGTVVLPDADYKFFLTASIDERTRRRYLELLSLGMEADEQQVRENLIQRDRIDSEREISPLRQAEDAIVIDNTALDKRQTIDKILSYIK; from the coding sequence ATGAAAAAACCTGTAATAGCTATCGATGGGTACTCGTCTACCGGAAAAAGTTCAATCTCCAAGGTTATTGCCCAAAAACTAGGCGTCATCCATCTGGATACCGGAGCCCTGTACAGAGGAATCACCTGGTTTGCGCTTCAGAACTGTACCGATGAAGACCATAATATTAATCTCAGCAGGCTTTTTTCATCTCTTCCACAGATCAGCCTCGAATTTAAGAATGATAACGGAGAACTGATCCTCTATCTCAATGACCAGGATGTATCTAAGGAAATCCGCACCAATGAGGTTTCGAGCCAGGTAAGCCTTGTGGCCAAACAAAAAGAAGTCAGGGATTTCCTGCTCAACACCCAGCGCTCTCTGGCCGGAAAAGGCGGGATCATCATGGATGGACGCGATATTGGCACCGTAGTTCTGCCTGACGCGGATTATAAATTTTTCCTTACTGCCAGTATTGATGAACGCACCAGAAGAAGGTACCTGGAGCTCCTGAGCCTTGGAATGGAGGCAGATGAGCAGCAGGTAAGGGAAAACCTTATCCAGCGTGACAGGATAGACAGTGAAAGGGAAATTTCACCCTTAAGACAAGCTGAAGATGCGATCGTTATAGACAATACCGCCCTTGACAAAAGACAGACAATAGATAAAATATTGTCTTACATCAAATAG
- the porQ gene encoding type IX secretion system protein PorQ → MKKIIFFSLFLSGIVSYAQTGTNVYPFLNIPVSARQAALGGDAITIRDYDVSFAIANPALLNRDSDKQLSVNAASYLADSKYGTIAFAKDFDNGHMATINARYMNYGDIPRTDESGFENGTFSASDVAVGAGYAYQFEEDWTIGGGINFITSKIDNFTSSAISGTAGITYHNKKSREVASVVFRNFGYQFKSFNGTRENLPFRVDLGYTRTLTAIPLAITITAHDLQQFDISSEYNVNGQEVNVGRKIADHFSIGAELFPDKGFNIRLGYNVRRGNEMAVADQRNFSGISGGFGIKISKFRLDYAHVRYHNASNVNQIGISVDLSGHRGE, encoded by the coding sequence TTGAAGAAAATTATCTTTTTTTCATTATTTCTGTCAGGAATTGTTTCTTATGCACAAACAGGAACAAATGTTTATCCTTTCTTAAATATCCCTGTCTCCGCACGGCAGGCAGCTTTGGGCGGCGACGCCATTACCATCCGGGACTATGATGTTTCTTTTGCGATTGCCAATCCTGCCTTGCTTAACCGCGATTCAGACAAGCAGCTGTCCGTTAATGCAGCCTCTTACCTTGCCGATTCCAAGTATGGGACAATTGCTTTTGCCAAGGATTTTGACAATGGCCATATGGCAACGATCAATGCACGGTATATGAACTACGGTGATATTCCGAGAACTGACGAAAGCGGTTTTGAAAACGGGACATTCTCAGCGTCCGATGTTGCCGTAGGTGCAGGATACGCATATCAGTTTGAAGAAGACTGGACCATCGGTGGAGGCATCAATTTCATTACCTCTAAAATTGATAATTTCACATCATCAGCCATTTCAGGAACTGCAGGGATCACCTATCATAATAAAAAGAGCAGAGAGGTAGCATCAGTGGTATTCAGGAACTTCGGATACCAGTTTAAATCGTTCAACGGAACCCGTGAGAACCTTCCGTTCAGGGTGGATCTAGGATATACAAGGACGCTGACAGCCATTCCTCTGGCAATCACCATAACGGCACATGATCTTCAGCAGTTTGATATTTCTTCAGAATATAATGTTAATGGACAGGAAGTCAATGTAGGGAGGAAGATTGCCGACCACTTTTCCATAGGTGCGGAACTGTTCCCGGATAAGGGGTTCAATATACGTCTGGGCTATAATGTTAGAAGAGGAAATGAGATGGCAGTAGCCGATCAGAGGAATTTCTCAGGAATTTCCGGCGGTTTCGGAATTAAGATTTCAAAATTCCGCCTGGATTATGCCCATGTACGGTACCACAATGCCTCCAACGTGAACCAGATCGGTATTTCTGTTGACCTTAGCGGACACCGCGGGGAATAA
- the pyrH gene encoding UMP kinase has product MKYKRILLKLSGEALMGSRQYGIDNERLQEYAAEIKKVVDKGCEIAIVIGGGNIFRGVAGAAKGMDRVQGDYMGMLATVINGMALQGALEDAGIKTRLQSAIEMDKVAEPFIKRRAVRHLEKGRVVIFGAGTGNPYFTTDTAATLRAIEIDANVILKGTRVDGIYDSDPEKNENAVKYNSLSFDEVFEKNLKVMDMTAFTLSHENKLPIIVFDMNKAGNLEKIVEGENVGTLVDL; this is encoded by the coding sequence ATGAAATATAAAAGAATCCTTCTGAAACTCAGTGGTGAAGCCTTAATGGGAAGCAGACAGTACGGTATCGACAATGAAAGGCTACAGGAATATGCGGCAGAGATCAAAAAAGTGGTTGACAAAGGCTGTGAAATAGCCATCGTAATCGGAGGAGGAAATATTTTCCGTGGTGTAGCAGGAGCTGCCAAGGGAATGGACAGGGTGCAGGGCGATTATATGGGGATGCTGGCTACCGTAATCAACGGAATGGCATTGCAGGGAGCCCTGGAAGATGCAGGGATTAAAACCCGTCTACAGTCTGCCATTGAGATGGATAAAGTAGCGGAACCTTTCATCAAAAGACGTGCGGTAAGGCACCTTGAAAAAGGAAGGGTTGTGATTTTCGGGGCCGGTACGGGAAACCCTTATTTTACTACCGATACGGCAGCAACATTACGAGCTATAGAAATTGATGCCAATGTCATCCTTAAAGGAACCCGCGTTGACGGAATCTACGACAGCGATCCTGAGAAAAACGAAAATGCCGTAAAATACAATTCTCTTTCTTTCGATGAAGTATTTGAGAAAAACCTTAAAGTAATGGATATGACCGCATTTACTTTAAGCCACGAAAATAAGTTGCCGATCATTGTATTCGATATGAATAAGGCAGGCAATCTCGAAAAAATCGTGGAAGGGGAGAATGTTGGTACTTTAGTTGACCTATAA